The Deinococcus roseus genome contains a region encoding:
- a CDS encoding SMI1/KNR4 family protein, whose translation MMPGDISLIERLRERALDPTRATDEHLDPGWTPPISHVASPVLTPERLFELEQEMGSGLPELLRQVYTQVGEGNFGPGYGLMPFKDHKYTSSSAAVLPLYQSFLEKGWPEHLLMFCCWGCTIYSVINLQTEQVGVLDLEGWDESTPAEDCIFWQKSSLQDWFEAWLAGENLFFELDEE comes from the coding sequence ATGATGCCCGGTGATATTTCTCTGATCGAACGCCTTCGTGAACGTGCCCTGGACCCCACCAGGGCCACCGATGAACACCTTGATCCGGGCTGGACGCCACCCATCAGCCATGTGGCCAGTCCTGTGTTGACGCCAGAGCGACTTTTTGAGCTGGAGCAGGAAATGGGGTCTGGTTTGCCCGAATTGCTCCGTCAGGTATACACGCAGGTGGGGGAGGGGAATTTTGGCCCGGGTTACGGCCTGATGCCTTTCAAGGACCACAAATACACCTCCAGTTCTGCAGCCGTGCTGCCCCTGTACCAGTCTTTTCTGGAAAAAGGCTGGCCTGAACACCTGCTGATGTTCTGCTGCTGGGGTTGCACCATCTATTCGGTGATCAACCTGCAGACCGAACAGGTGGGGGTGCTGGATCTGGAAGGCTGGGATGAAAGCACGCCTGCAGAAGATTGTATTTTCTGGCAGAAATCCAGCCTGCAGGATTGGTTTGAAGCCTGGCTCGCTGGTGAGAACCTGTTCTTTGAACTGGACGAAGAATGA
- the recF gene encoding DNA replication/repair protein RecF (All proteins in this family for which functions are known are DNA-binding proteins that assist the filamentation of RecA onto DNA for the initiation of recombination or recombinational repair.): MMLVILRLLTTLNYRNLRDQDMRFEDGIHSISGLNGQGKTNVLEAIYLVLTGVVDAGRLQQLVRFEETEAYVKATLERDEGHSIAEVGIGRGKRLMKLDGIRVKSAELLRGGAVFIAPEDSEIVFGSPSGRRKFLDDLLSKISARYAQGLDLYQKNLAQRNAALKNDEQWALEVFDAKLTELGTLLMDLRQRAIQKIQQYASDAHTRIGGRGELGITLQETTSIQGYARDFLLRRSEEFARQSTVIGPHRDDLVLTLRGQPASDFASRGEARTIALALRYAEYELLFERYQENPILLIDDFSAELDPERRNALIELAKRSPQALITGTEPLPHAAHHYRMEGGHLERIQ, from the coding sequence ATGATGCTCGTGATTCTGCGCCTCCTCACCACCCTCAACTACCGCAACCTCAGAGACCAGGACATGCGTTTTGAAGACGGCATCCACTCCATTTCAGGACTGAACGGACAGGGAAAAACCAACGTTCTGGAAGCCATCTATCTGGTTTTAACAGGCGTGGTGGATGCAGGCAGGCTGCAGCAACTGGTGCGCTTTGAAGAAACCGAAGCCTACGTGAAAGCCACCCTGGAGCGCGATGAAGGCCACAGCATCGCAGAAGTTGGGATTGGCCGGGGAAAACGCCTGATGAAACTGGACGGCATTCGGGTCAAAAGCGCAGAACTGCTGCGTGGAGGGGCCGTTTTCATTGCCCCAGAAGACAGCGAGATTGTGTTTGGCAGCCCCAGTGGGCGCAGAAAATTTCTGGATGATCTGCTGTCCAAAATCAGTGCCCGCTATGCCCAGGGCCTGGACCTGTACCAGAAAAACCTGGCCCAGCGCAATGCAGCCCTCAAGAACGATGAACAGTGGGCTTTAGAAGTCTTCGATGCCAAACTGACCGAACTGGGCACCCTGCTGATGGACCTCCGTCAACGGGCCATCCAGAAAATCCAGCAGTATGCCAGCGATGCCCACACCCGCATTGGGGGCAGGGGGGAACTGGGCATCACCTTGCAAGAAACCACCTCCATTCAGGGATACGCCAGGGATTTTCTTCTGAGGCGCTCAGAGGAATTTGCCCGCCAGAGCACGGTGATTGGACCTCACCGGGACGATCTGGTTTTGACTTTGCGGGGTCAGCCAGCTTCAGATTTTGCCAGCAGGGGAGAAGCCAGAACCATAGCGCTCGCCCTCAGGTACGCCGAGTACGAACTCTTGTTTGAACGCTACCAGGAAAACCCCATCCTCTTGATTGACGACTTCAGTGCAGAACTCGATCCAGAGCGCAGAAATGCCCTGATCGAACTGGCAAAACGCAGTCCTCAAGCCCTGATCACCGGAACCGAACCCCTGCCCCACGCAGCACACCACTACCGCATGGAGGGAGGCCACCTTGAAAGAATTCAATAA
- a CDS encoding STM4015 family protein, translating to MAISEHWTTFGGFQVRNWEPGQPLNHLENTIYRISVEYDDKTSWVEKLQSYLNTVGSGASRGLVVGMWGTDSEESATEALQALVAAKQQLPLLEALFFGDITYEENEISWIYNTDHRPVFEAYPNLLHYGTRGGNDLRFTGLKALKLQTLIVQTGGMSADTVRDIMQAQLPELIHLELYLGTEEYGASYEMADLTPILDGTLFPKLKHLGLKNAQNQDEIAQVIVNAPVLAQLEVLDLSLGILTDEGAQALLNHAEAWEHLQRLNLQHHFITEEVQERFEPLKPLIDLGDPQDTNDDWRFVSIGE from the coding sequence ATGGCCATCAGCGAACATTGGACCACTTTTGGCGGATTTCAGGTGCGCAACTGGGAACCTGGACAGCCCCTGAACCATCTGGAAAACACCATTTACCGCATTTCTGTGGAATACGATGACAAGACCTCCTGGGTGGAAAAGCTGCAGTCTTACCTGAACACTGTGGGCTCCGGGGCATCCCGTGGTCTGGTGGTGGGCATGTGGGGCACCGACAGTGAAGAATCTGCAACGGAGGCCCTGCAGGCACTGGTTGCAGCAAAACAACAGTTGCCCTTGCTGGAAGCCCTTTTCTTTGGAGACATCACCTACGAGGAAAATGAGATTTCCTGGATCTACAACACCGACCACCGCCCGGTTTTTGAGGCTTACCCCAACCTGCTGCACTACGGAACCCGGGGTGGCAATGACCTGCGTTTCACTGGCCTGAAAGCCCTGAAACTGCAAACCCTGATCGTGCAAACCGGAGGCATGTCTGCAGACACTGTGCGCGACATCATGCAGGCACAGTTGCCTGAACTGATTCATCTGGAACTGTACCTGGGCACCGAGGAATACGGGGCCAGTTATGAGATGGCAGACCTCACGCCCATTCTGGACGGCACCCTGTTTCCAAAACTGAAGCATCTTGGTCTCAAAAATGCCCAGAACCAGGATGAGATTGCACAGGTGATCGTGAATGCCCCTGTGCTGGCCCAGCTTGAAGTGCTGGACCTCTCTCTGGGGATCCTCACCGATGAGGGGGCACAGGCCCTGCTGAACCATGCAGAAGCCTGGGAGCACCTGCAGCGTCTGAATTTGCAACACCACTTCATCACTGAAGAGGTTCAGGAACGCTTTGAACCCCTCAAACCCCTGATCGACCTGGGAGATCCCCAGGACACCAATGACGACTGGCGTTTTGTCAGCATTGGCGAATAA
- a CDS encoding permease prefix domain 1-containing protein has translation MQKQIEQYLNRATRGLWGQKRQHIKQELYSHIYEKMHFQMAFGKSEQEALESALQSLGKPQELNAGLLKTHGLPAFGKALMVTALVGTLLVTQAQNLRTIEVFQKTPPCTSSNSCLLPQHYISLHDLTPLLQQLDITAEFRMEGLLQKAPQLYLNGENIHLPSTHLLGTTPENAAVEVSVLLRGLYINKNIKVSGLINPQIEMQNSRVKFENQTIPYDATDFYLSLIQKDIEDLTQTQLVFMNDEYTRTHSERITIKVPDAPDGEVYALLQKPSADLYDAQGKPLRALSMVLGEALNGKVALYTNPRELQPVSLKNAKTGDVFLRLSGDPAKPKYTEIFPNPEDIARHF, from the coding sequence ATGCAAAAGCAAATTGAACAGTACCTGAATCGGGCAACCCGTGGGTTGTGGGGTCAGAAACGCCAGCACATCAAACAGGAATTGTATTCCCACATCTACGAGAAAATGCACTTTCAGATGGCATTTGGCAAATCCGAACAGGAGGCCCTGGAAAGTGCCTTGCAGTCTCTGGGAAAACCACAGGAACTGAATGCCGGACTGCTGAAAACCCATGGGCTTCCTGCTTTTGGGAAAGCTTTGATGGTCACTGCACTGGTGGGAACACTGCTGGTCACACAGGCGCAGAACCTGAGAACCATAGAGGTGTTCCAGAAAACCCCTCCCTGCACGTCCAGCAATAGCTGTCTTTTGCCCCAGCACTACATTTCATTGCACGACCTCACACCCTTGCTGCAGCAACTGGACATCACCGCAGAGTTCAGGATGGAAGGTCTGCTGCAGAAAGCCCCACAGCTGTACCTCAATGGGGAAAACATCCACCTGCCTTCCACCCATCTGCTGGGCACCACCCCTGAGAACGCTGCTGTGGAGGTCTCTGTTCTGCTGCGCGGGCTTTACATCAACAAAAACATCAAGGTTTCTGGCCTGATCAACCCACAAATCGAAATGCAAAATTCCAGGGTCAAGTTTGAAAACCAGACCATCCCTTATGACGCTACAGATTTCTACCTTTCCCTGATCCAGAAAGACATCGAAGACCTCACCCAGACCCAGCTGGTTTTCATGAACGACGAATACACCAGAACCCACTCTGAACGCATCACCATCAAGGTTCCAGACGCACCAGACGGAGAGGTTTATGCACTGCTGCAAAAACCTTCTGCAGACCTTTACGATGCCCAGGGCAAACCTCTTCGTGCCCTTTCCATGGTGCTGGGAGAGGCCCTGAACGGCAAAGTGGCTTTATACACCAATCCCAGAGAGCTGCAGCCCGTTTCGCTCAAAAACGCAAAAACCGGAGATGTGTTTCTCAGGCTTTCTGGAGATCCTGCAAAGCCAAAATACACTGAAATCTTCCCGAATCCAGAAGACATCGCCCGGCATTTCTGA
- a CDS encoding DUF6745 domain-containing protein, with translation MVLTAQEAHKLILSGHAPEHLTVQGTLSFKGEKRLTHLPAHLTCDVLDVQECPRLKSLPEGLTTGTLLAGYTHLETLPSSLKVKFKLDLEGCTSLICLPQGLKVGSLIVRDCVNLKTLPEHLEVYFLDVSGCSAMEHLPAQAKVLGGHVVLRGCTRLKALPSWLSKVACLDLRGCENLKELPTTLQISGWVDLADTGITHVNDHLQVPLRWKGVPVESRIAFQPETITGQEVLDTDNAELRRVKLERLGYEAFLSEVDAQILDQDTDTGGPRKLLKVQMQGDEDLVALWVICPSTDRNYVIRVPPGMQKAQQAAAWIAGFDDPRLYQPIMET, from the coding sequence ATGGTGCTGACGGCCCAGGAGGCGCACAAACTGATCCTGTCTGGCCATGCTCCAGAGCATCTGACCGTGCAGGGCACCCTGAGCTTCAAAGGCGAGAAACGCCTGACCCACCTCCCTGCACACCTGACCTGTGATGTGCTGGACGTGCAGGAATGCCCCCGCCTGAAAAGCCTGCCTGAAGGTCTCACCACAGGCACCTTGCTGGCTGGATACACCCATCTGGAAACCCTGCCCTCCTCTTTGAAAGTCAAATTCAAACTGGATCTGGAAGGCTGCACCAGCCTGATTTGTCTTCCACAGGGCCTGAAAGTGGGTTCTCTGATTGTGCGGGACTGCGTGAACCTGAAAACCCTGCCTGAACATCTGGAAGTGTATTTTCTGGATGTCAGTGGCTGCAGTGCCATGGAGCACTTGCCAGCACAGGCAAAGGTGCTGGGGGGCCACGTGGTGCTGCGGGGATGCACCCGCCTGAAAGCCCTGCCCTCCTGGCTCAGCAAGGTGGCCTGCCTGGACCTGAGGGGCTGTGAAAACCTGAAAGAACTGCCCACAACCCTGCAAATCAGCGGATGGGTGGACCTGGCGGATACTGGCATCACCCATGTGAATGACCATCTGCAGGTGCCTCTGCGCTGGAAAGGGGTACCCGTTGAATCCAGAATTGCCTTCCAGCCAGAAACCATCACAGGTCAGGAGGTGCTGGACACCGACAATGCCGAATTGCGCCGCGTCAAACTGGAGCGACTGGGTTATGAAGCTTTCCTGTCAGAAGTGGATGCCCAGATTCTGGACCAGGACACCGACACAGGCGGTCCCAGAAAACTGCTGAAAGTCCAGATGCAGGGAGATGAAGATCTGGTGGCCCTGTGGGTGATCTGCCCCTCCACGGACCGCAATTACGTGATCCGGGTTCCTCCAGGCATGCAAAAAGCCCAGCAGGCCGCAGCCTGGATCGCTGGCTTCGATGACCCCAGACTTTACCAGCCGATCATGGAGACCTGA
- a CDS encoding DUF721 domain-containing protein, with product MKEFNNLLFKMMRRQGLQGGVERARAVAVWPQVVGPQLSKMTRARAVQDKVLVVEVQDSVVAHHLSLQRTRFVTRLSEVLGEGRIQDIKFVVGTVNSPVDQPRPPSPPRLTARDLETVEHLIEDVPEHFRETARKAAEAVLQSKRLRSQKGFKPCPACRTLTDREGLCLPCRDLTLSNQVQSVARKLQDNPDLQFQLEKFPYLTEDGLKVAAHIAFENVQKQLSDVLLDFIQSKGEAALQKRLQERSYVMLALEYAQKLESIDRKWWKKLPEPVQHALKVETHR from the coding sequence TTGAAAGAATTCAATAACCTGCTGTTCAAAATGATGCGCAGACAGGGTCTCCAGGGTGGTGTGGAGCGTGCCCGTGCAGTGGCCGTGTGGCCCCAGGTGGTGGGACCCCAACTCAGCAAAATGACCCGTGCCCGTGCGGTGCAGGACAAGGTTCTGGTGGTGGAGGTGCAGGATTCGGTGGTGGCCCACCACCTCTCCTTGCAGCGCACCCGCTTTGTGACCCGACTGTCCGAGGTGCTGGGAGAGGGCAGAATCCAGGACATCAAATTTGTGGTGGGCACGGTGAATTCCCCGGTGGACCAGCCCAGGCCTCCTTCTCCTCCCAGGCTGACCGCCCGTGACCTGGAAACTGTGGAGCACCTGATTGAGGATGTGCCAGAGCACTTCCGGGAAACCGCACGCAAAGCTGCAGAGGCGGTGCTGCAATCCAAACGCCTGCGCTCCCAGAAGGGCTTCAAGCCCTGCCCTGCCTGCAGGACCCTGACCGATCGGGAAGGCCTGTGTTTGCCCTGCCGGGACCTGACGTTAAGCAACCAGGTGCAATCGGTGGCCAGAAAACTGCAGGACAATCCAGATTTGCAGTTTCAACTTGAAAAATTCCCCTACCTGACCGAGGATGGCCTGAAGGTGGCAGCCCACATCGCCTTTGAAAACGTCCAGAAACAACTCAGCGATGTTTTGCTGGACTTCATTCAGTCCAAAGGAGAGGCTGCCCTGCAAAAACGCTTGCAGGAACGCTCTTACGTGATGCTGGCCCTGGAATACGCCCAGAAACTGGAATCCATAGACCGCAAATGGTGGAAGAAACTTCCTGAACCTGTGCAGCATGCTTTAAAAGTGGAGACACACAGGTAG
- a CDS encoding STM4014 family protein, with protein MLLPSRPVVVVAPPASRRVKAFQASLQELGWPAARVVSPLEVIQKKVDLAAVVPQGSVVRIDASGECLQTERALLKLGQEGLDSTDAETLDLERGEILPSGQWYLGLQRYFALLQTQLQQAPHHQCTIDFQEALQLFDKRITSRRWQQAGLPVPPFLSEPHDFEDLLEHMKASGLSRVFVKLAHGSSASGAVALHISGQVSGKTVESRLRVISTVEMENGRLYNSRKLRHYDQWADIQTLINLLCRHPLQVEAWVPKATFQGKPMDLRVVVIGQTPMQAMVRLGQGPMTNLHLGNERGDVQALQDRMGSHWSELEATCQKAMQVFPKSLYAGLDVLLRSDFRRHCLLEGNAFGDYHRNVFWQGMDTFTAQLFKLQERQPC; from the coding sequence ATGCTGCTGCCTTCCCGACCTGTGGTGGTGGTTGCTCCTCCTGCAAGCAGACGGGTGAAGGCTTTTCAGGCCAGCCTGCAAGAACTGGGCTGGCCTGCTGCCCGGGTGGTTTCTCCGCTGGAAGTCATCCAGAAAAAAGTGGATCTGGCTGCTGTGGTGCCACAGGGCAGTGTGGTGCGCATCGACGCTTCTGGTGAATGCTTGCAAACCGAGCGTGCCCTGCTGAAACTGGGACAGGAGGGTCTGGATAGCACAGATGCAGAAACCCTGGACCTGGAAAGAGGAGAGATCCTGCCTTCAGGGCAGTGGTACCTGGGTTTGCAGCGTTATTTTGCTTTGCTGCAAACCCAGTTGCAGCAGGCTCCACATCACCAGTGCACCATCGACTTTCAGGAGGCCCTGCAGCTTTTCGACAAGCGCATCACTTCCAGGAGATGGCAGCAGGCAGGGCTTCCTGTGCCTCCCTTCTTGTCTGAACCCCATGATTTTGAGGATTTGCTGGAACACATGAAAGCCTCAGGGCTGTCCAGGGTTTTTGTGAAACTGGCCCATGGCAGCAGTGCCAGTGGTGCGGTGGCACTGCACATCTCGGGGCAGGTTTCTGGAAAAACTGTGGAGTCTCGCCTCCGGGTTATCAGCACCGTGGAGATGGAAAATGGGAGGCTGTACAACTCCAGAAAACTGCGCCACTACGACCAGTGGGCAGACATCCAGACCCTCATCAACCTGCTGTGTCGGCATCCCCTTCAGGTCGAAGCCTGGGTGCCCAAGGCCACCTTTCAGGGCAAACCGATGGATCTGCGGGTGGTGGTGATTGGCCAGACCCCCATGCAGGCCATGGTGCGTCTGGGGCAGGGACCCATGACCAACCTGCATCTGGGCAACGAGAGGGGAGATGTGCAGGCCCTGCAAGACCGTATGGGTTCACACTGGTCCGAACTGGAGGCGACCTGCCAGAAAGCCATGCAGGTGTTTCCAAAATCGCTGTATGCAGGTCTGGATGTGCTTTTGCGCTCGGATTTTCGGCGGCATTGTTTGCTGGAAGGGAATGCTTTTGGGGATTACCACCGCAACGTGTTCTGGCAGGGCATGGACACCTTTACGGCCCAGCTTTTCAAACTGCAGGAGAGGCAACCATGCTGA
- a CDS encoding STM4012 family radical SAM protein: protein MSAKPNLKSLLDARNPYLGYTYAYPHKTAYRDLPPVDLQDVWKDQDRSQLFLYLHIPFCEMRCGFCNLFTTVNAPRPLEKAYLDTLELQARTTRERLGEAHFSRFAIGGGTPTHLEPADLERLFDIAALFGVAFEKVPTSVETSPATATPDRLQVLSGHQVNRVSIGIQSFLEQEVKSVGRTQDNSTVHQALSTIREAGIPVLNLDLIYGLSHQTPESWLQSLKKAMEYSPEEMFLYPLYVRPLTGIGRSGRSWEDERLELYRLGRDFLLSEGYEQVSMRFFRKSASGTAAPVYCCQEDGMVGLGCGARSYTSNLHYSSEYAVGQTGVKEILWDYVKRDTTSFQQVQYGIQLDLDTRKRRFILQSILHASGLSQHHYQKLFATDFAQDYPELLDLLNLGLATDQAGTWTLTPAGLEVSDVIGPWFYAPEIQDRMSDFILR from the coding sequence ATGAGTGCAAAACCCAACCTGAAATCTCTGCTGGACGCCAGAAACCCTTATCTGGGCTACACCTATGCTTACCCGCACAAGACGGCTTATCGGGATTTGCCTCCTGTAGATTTGCAAGACGTCTGGAAAGACCAGGACAGAAGCCAGCTTTTTCTGTACCTGCACATCCCCTTCTGTGAAATGCGCTGTGGGTTCTGCAACCTGTTCACCACGGTGAATGCCCCCAGACCCCTGGAAAAAGCCTATCTGGACACCCTGGAGCTGCAGGCCAGAACCACCCGTGAAAGGCTGGGTGAGGCCCACTTCTCCCGTTTTGCCATTGGAGGCGGGACCCCCACCCACCTGGAACCTGCAGACCTTGAAAGGCTGTTTGACATTGCTGCGTTGTTTGGCGTGGCCTTTGAGAAGGTGCCCACCAGTGTGGAAACCAGTCCAGCCACTGCCACTCCAGACCGCCTGCAGGTGCTCTCAGGGCATCAGGTGAACCGGGTCAGCATTGGAATCCAGAGTTTTCTGGAACAGGAAGTCAAATCGGTGGGGCGCACCCAGGACAACAGCACGGTGCATCAGGCGCTCAGCACCATCCGGGAAGCAGGCATTCCAGTCCTCAACCTGGATCTGATTTATGGCCTGTCCCACCAGACGCCTGAAAGCTGGCTGCAGTCGCTGAAAAAAGCCATGGAATACAGCCCCGAAGAAATGTTTTTGTATCCCCTCTATGTCAGGCCCCTGACCGGAATTGGCCGTTCTGGACGCAGCTGGGAGGACGAGCGTCTGGAACTGTACCGTCTGGGTCGCGATTTCCTGCTTTCTGAGGGTTACGAACAGGTCAGCATGCGCTTTTTCAGAAAATCTGCGTCTGGAACAGCTGCGCCTGTGTATTGCTGTCAGGAGGATGGGATGGTGGGTCTGGGCTGTGGTGCACGCTCTTACACCAGCAACCTGCACTACTCCAGCGAATACGCCGTGGGCCAGACTGGGGTCAAAGAAATCCTCTGGGATTATGTGAAACGGGATACCACATCTTTTCAGCAGGTTCAGTATGGCATTCAGCTGGATCTGGACACCCGCAAACGGCGATTCATTCTGCAATCCATCCTGCATGCCTCTGGCCTGAGCCAGCACCATTACCAGAAGCTTTTTGCAACAGATTTTGCTCAGGATTACCCTGAGTTGCTGGACCTGCTGAACCTTGGACTTGCCACCGATCAGGCAGGAACCTGGACCCTGACCCCTGCAGGGCTGGAGGTCTCGGATGTGATTGGACCGTGGTTTTATGCCCCGGAGATTCAGGACCGCATGTCCGACTTCATTTTAAGGTGA
- a CDS encoding MogA/MoaB family molybdenum cofactor biosynthesis protein: MTQPEHKSQAPRQVRMAIITISDTRTLDNDHSGNYLISELEKAGHLLVGRTIVKDEKDQIKAAFQGFMQEAQIVISSGGTGITGRDVTIPVMESLIEKPMPGFGELFRMLSYQQVKGAAMLSRAVGGLAGKTLLFALPGSLNAVQTGWEGLLRDELAHLAFEVVR; the protein is encoded by the coding sequence ATGACCCAACCCGAACACAAATCCCAGGCTCCCCGGCAGGTGCGGATGGCCATCATCACCATTTCTGACACCCGCACGCTGGACAATGACCACAGCGGCAATTATCTGATTTCAGAGCTGGAAAAAGCAGGTCATCTGCTGGTGGGTCGGACCATCGTCAAAGACGAAAAAGACCAGATCAAGGCGGCTTTTCAGGGTTTCATGCAGGAGGCCCAGATCGTGATCAGTTCAGGTGGGACGGGCATCACAGGTCGGGATGTGACCATTCCGGTCATGGAAAGCCTGATCGAGAAACCCATGCCAGGGTTCGGTGAGCTTTTCAGGATGCTGTCTTACCAGCAGGTGAAGGGGGCCGCCATGCTGTCGAGGGCTGTGGGAGGTCTGGCTGGAAAGACCCTGCTTTTTGCCCTTCCTGGAAGCCTCAATGCCGTTCAGACCGGCTGGGAGGGTTTGCTGCGGGATGAACTGGCCCACCTGGCTTTTGAAGTGGTGCGCTGA
- a CDS encoding PadR family transcriptional regulator has protein sequence MDANTLKGHLDLILLATLEKEPLYGLRIIQEVQVQTEGFFSFKEGTLYPALHRLEKAGWIDTETQPSPIGGPPRKYYKLTESGRKALQDKRQEWQSFQQAMKAFGGNRHAKAN, from the coding sequence ATGGACGCCAACACTTTAAAAGGACACCTCGACCTGATCCTGCTGGCCACCCTGGAAAAAGAGCCGCTGTATGGGCTGCGCATCATTCAGGAAGTGCAGGTGCAAACCGAAGGCTTTTTCAGCTTCAAAGAGGGCACGCTGTATCCTGCCCTGCACCGTCTGGAAAAAGCAGGCTGGATTGACACCGAAACCCAGCCCTCCCCCATTGGGGGTCCACCCCGCAAATATTACAAACTCACCGAATCAGGAAGGAAAGCCCTGCAAGACAAACGCCAGGAATGGCAGAGCTTCCAGCAGGCCATGAAAGCCTTCGGAGGAAACAGACATGCAAAAGCAAATTGA
- a CDS encoding STM4013/SEN3800 family hydrolase, producing the protein MLNVRAMIGTHDVFMITLDSLRFDVAEKAQLPHLKKHFSAWEKRHSPASFTYAAHHAFFSGFLPTPARPGRHPRLFAARFQGSETTHPETFVFEEATLPEALAARGYRTVCIGGVGFFNQETPLGQVLPGLFQESHWSRDMGVTRRHSTQAQIRVALNVLREQPADQRLFLFLNLSATHRPTHIFHPELQQDSAETQQAALEQAENHLVELLEAQDARGPALVIITSDHGEAFGEEGFHGHRLGHEVVWTVPYAECVIGAGP; encoded by the coding sequence ATGCTGAATGTGCGGGCCATGATCGGCACCCATGATGTTTTTATGATCACGCTGGACAGCCTGCGTTTCGATGTGGCTGAAAAAGCCCAGTTGCCCCACCTGAAAAAGCACTTTTCTGCATGGGAGAAACGGCACAGTCCAGCCAGCTTCACTTACGCTGCCCACCATGCGTTTTTCTCGGGCTTTTTGCCCACGCCTGCCCGACCCGGACGGCATCCCAGGCTTTTTGCAGCCCGTTTTCAGGGTTCGGAGACCACCCACCCGGAGACTTTTGTCTTTGAGGAGGCCACCCTTCCAGAAGCACTGGCGGCCAGAGGTTACCGCACGGTATGCATTGGTGGGGTGGGTTTCTTCAATCAGGAAACCCCACTGGGACAGGTGCTTCCAGGGCTCTTTCAGGAAAGCCACTGGAGCAGGGACATGGGGGTGACCCGGCGGCACTCCACGCAGGCCCAGATCAGAGTGGCCCTGAATGTGTTGCGGGAACAGCCTGCAGACCAGAGGCTCTTTCTGTTTCTCAACCTCAGTGCCACCCACCGGCCCACCCACATCTTTCACCCTGAACTGCAACAAGATTCTGCAGAAACCCAGCAGGCTGCCCTGGAACAGGCCGAAAACCATCTGGTGGAGCTTCTGGAAGCTCAGGATGCTCGTGGCCCTGCACTGGTGATCATCACCTCAGACCACGGTGAAGCTTTCGGAGAAGAGGGTTTCCATGGGCACCGCCTGGGCCATGAGGTGGTCTGGACGGTGCCTTACGCTGAATGTGTGATCGGAGCTGGACCATGA
- a CDS encoding STM4011 family radical SAM protein, which yields MNLSVLYRGALETCNYDCSYCPFAKRPETPEKRQQDTESLEKFLGWVRRETDVQFSIFFTPWGEALPIQRYQKAIAELSHFPHVEKVVMQTNLSARLDFLQECQKGKLAFWCTYHPSQVKREKFLQQCHALKSWGVRFSVGVVGKPSHFQEIQDLRRDLPEEVYLWVNAYQKGSQMYPYTPEQTQLLGSIDPLFELNTRKYASRGKSCFAGETVVTVDEHGDIRRCHFVDQVLGNIHAPDWRNALQSRACSRRFCDCHIGYVHLKELELYPVFEGGILERIPAEKGSGLLRSP from the coding sequence ATGAACCTTTCGGTGTTGTATCGGGGAGCACTGGAAACCTGCAATTACGATTGCTCGTATTGCCCTTTTGCAAAACGCCCGGAGACCCCAGAAAAACGCCAGCAGGACACGGAAAGCCTGGAGAAATTTCTGGGCTGGGTGCGCCGGGAAACCGATGTGCAGTTCAGCATTTTCTTCACGCCCTGGGGAGAGGCCCTGCCCATCCAGCGGTATCAGAAAGCCATTGCAGAGCTGTCCCATTTTCCACATGTGGAGAAGGTGGTGATGCAAACCAACCTGAGCGCCAGACTGGATTTTCTGCAGGAGTGCCAGAAGGGGAAACTGGCCTTCTGGTGCACCTACCATCCTTCCCAGGTGAAGCGGGAGAAGTTTTTGCAACAGTGCCATGCTCTCAAATCCTGGGGGGTGAGGTTCAGTGTGGGGGTGGTGGGGAAGCCCTCCCATTTTCAGGAGATTCAGGATTTGCGCCGGGACCTGCCCGAAGAAGTGTACCTGTGGGTCAATGCCTACCAGAAAGGCTCCCAGATGTACCCTTACACCCCAGAGCAAACCCAGCTTCTGGGCAGCATCGACCCGTTGTTTGAACTGAACACCCGAAAATATGCCAGCCGTGGAAAGTCCTGTTTTGCAGGCGAAACGGTGGTCACTGTGGACGAGCACGGAGACATCCGGCGCTGTCATTTTGTGGATCAGGTGCTGGGCAACATTCACGCCCCGGACTGGCGCAATGCGCTTCAATCCAGGGCGTGCAGCAGAAGGTTCTGTGATTGTCACATCGGGTATGTGCACCTGAAAGAACTGGAACTGTACCCGGTGTTTGAGGGGGGCATTCTGGAAAGAATCCCTGCAGAAAAAGGTTCAGGACTGCTCAGGTCTCCATGA